In Salarias fasciatus chromosome 2, fSalaFa1.1, whole genome shotgun sequence, one genomic interval encodes:
- the LOC115402759 gene encoding transmembrane protein 179 codes for MELDRRLLLAHCAAHALSMAAGLLVVVPMALNGSAFKGRCALFSTGYWRTEERAELSGLPGQEDRLVVQQWGPPAACQFATFVGIFTVLYGAAQGWRCLFYLHGRHDDTLFSSFLTVLLSVCVLFLSGGSSVILSLGLSSWCDIVTDNNARPYSCIESQSVALNLDVDTSSFYTDLSLAQASLWCVTALWLVQSTLAFLRLYHSHSQHISGRCLLREKEMLLGYSTSDSGSPSPPHPPATLNFLI; via the exons ATGGAGCTGGaccggcggctgctgctggctcaCTGCGCGGCTCACGCCCTCTCCATGGCGGCGGGCTTGCTGGTGGTCGTGCCGATGGCTCTCAACGGCTCTGCCTTCAAAGGCCGCTGCGCGCTCTTCTCCACCGGCtactggaggacggaggagcgGGCCGAGCTGAGCGGGCTGCCAGGCCAGGAGGACCGGCTGGTGGTGCAGCAGTGGGGCCCGCCGGCGGCGTGCCAGTTCGCCACGTTTGTGGGCATTTTCACGGTGCTGTACGGAGCTGCTCAGGGCTGGAGGTGCCTCTTCTATCTGCACGGACGGCACGATGA cACCCTGTTTTCATCCTTCCTCACAgtcctgctcagtgtgtgtgtgctcttcctctctggaggCTCCAGCGTCATCTTGTCTCTGGGACTCAGCTCCTGGTGCGACATCGTGACCGACAATAACGCTCGGCCTTACAG cTGTATAGAGTCTCAGTCTGTTGCACTCAACCTGGACGTGGACACTTCATCTTTCTACACAGACCTCAGTTTGGCGCAG GCGTCTCTGTGGTGCGTGACGGCTCTGTGGCTGGTTCAGTCCACCCTGGCCTTCCTGCGACTCTACCACTCGCACAGCCAGCACATCAGCGGCCGCTGCCTGCTCCGGGAGAAGGAGATGCTGCTAGGATACAGTACGTCGGACAGCGGCTCCCCCTCGCCTCCACACCCGCCAGCGACACTCAACTTCCTGATCTAA